One genomic segment of Roseovarius carneus includes these proteins:
- a CDS encoding SDR family NAD(P)-dependent oxidoreductase, producing MSLSISGKTAIVTGGANGIGLAIGRHFADKGANVMFADMDEEGLVEQLGERGEGDTIRYFAGDLREKLTLTNLLSATLDAFDSVDILVNASRQMVKSDPLNPDDDGVEMLLQQNLMTSLRLSQLVAKRMIKQGEENDEANCVGSIINLSSIAARRTHPDLLAYSVSTAALDQMTRSLAVTLAPHRIRVNAVAFGSVMSASLQTTLKENADYRKDIEQHTPMGRIASPGELAEAVQFLASDSADFMTGQILTLDGGRSLVDPVAAPAH from the coding sequence ATGTCTCTTTCGATCTCTGGCAAGACCGCCATCGTCACGGGTGGTGCAAACGGTATCGGCCTCGCCATTGGGCGGCATTTTGCGGACAAGGGCGCGAATGTGATGTTCGCCGATATGGACGAAGAAGGGCTGGTAGAGCAACTGGGCGAACGTGGGGAGGGTGACACGATCCGCTATTTTGCGGGCGACCTGCGCGAGAAGCTGACGCTCACCAACCTGCTGTCGGCCACGCTTGATGCGTTCGATTCGGTCGATATTCTGGTCAACGCATCGCGGCAGATGGTCAAGTCGGACCCGCTCAACCCCGATGATGATGGGGTGGAGATGCTCTTGCAACAAAACCTGATGACCTCACTGCGCCTCAGCCAGCTTGTGGCGAAACGGATGATCAAGCAGGGCGAGGAGAATGACGAGGCCAATTGCGTCGGCTCCATCATCAACCTCTCGTCGATTGCCGCGCGACGCACGCATCCCGATCTTCTGGCTTATTCAGTGTCCACGGCAGCGCTTGACCAGATGACACGCTCGCTTGCGGTCACGCTGGCGCCGCACCGGATCCGGGTGAACGCGGTCGCGTTCGGCTCGGTGATGAGCGCATCCCTACAAACGACGCTCAAGGAAAATGCCGATTACCGCAAGGATATCGAGCAGCACACACCGATGGGGCGCATTGCCTCGCCCGGAGAGCTTGCCGAGGCGGTACAGTTTTTGGCCAGCGACAGCGCCGATTTCATGACCGGGCAAATCTTGACACTGGACGGCGGGCGCTCCCTTGTGGATCCTGTCGCAGCCCCCGCGCATTAA
- a CDS encoding MarR family winged helix-turn-helix transcriptional regulator — protein sequence MPENQTGETLLFLTDEQVRQGIEAMFFAYRGFTADPDRILTDLAYGRAHHRALHFIARSPGTTVNNLLNILGVTKQSLNRVLRTLVEDGLVESRVGTSDKRERNLELTDTGHALERRLSDAQRARMRAAYRAAGPEAVAGFRQVLEAMMDPDSRRRYHALREVSP from the coding sequence ATGCCAGAAAACCAGACCGGCGAAACGCTTTTGTTCCTGACCGATGAGCAGGTGCGCCAAGGGATCGAAGCGATGTTCTTTGCCTATCGCGGCTTCACGGCTGATCCAGACCGTATCCTGACCGATCTGGCCTATGGGCGCGCCCATCACCGCGCGCTGCATTTCATTGCGCGCAGCCCTGGCACCACGGTCAACAATCTGCTGAACATCCTCGGGGTGACAAAACAATCGCTCAATCGCGTCCTGCGCACCTTGGTGGAGGACGGTCTGGTCGAAAGCCGTGTGGGCACCTCGGACAAGCGCGAGCGCAATCTGGAGCTGACCGACACAGGCCACGCGCTTGAACGCCGCCTAAGTGATGCACAACGTGCCCGAATGCGCGCGGCTTACCGCGCAGCGGGGCCAGAGGCTGTGGCCGGGTTTCGGCAAGTGCTGGAAGCAATGATGGACCCGGACTCGCGCCGTCGGTATCATGCCCTCAGAGAGGTATCCCCATGA
- a CDS encoding HAD family hydrolase: MTCLRDANLRCIAFDADDTLWRNEEFYRGAHARFADLLADYAPPEGMRARLVAAEARNLGRYGFGIKGFTLSMIETAIEVTQGAVPASVISQIIAEGQEMLAHPVQLLPHVAEVLDTLAAQRPLILITKGELLDQERKLAASGLGDHFRAVHIVSDKTEAVYARILSGEGVAPEEALMVGNSLRSDILPMLGVGSWAVHVPAALTWEYEQAEAPDHPRFIQIADFGALPAQLGF, from the coding sequence ATGACGTGTCTAAGGGACGCAAATCTGCGATGTATCGCCTTTGATGCGGATGATACGCTCTGGCGGAATGAGGAATTCTATCGTGGGGCGCATGCGAGATTCGCGGACCTTCTGGCGGATTACGCGCCGCCCGAGGGCATGCGCGCGCGCCTTGTGGCCGCAGAGGCGCGCAATCTGGGGCGCTATGGGTTTGGCATCAAGGGCTTTACCCTGTCGATGATCGAGACGGCGATCGAGGTAACGCAGGGTGCCGTGCCCGCATCGGTAATCTCGCAGATCATCGCCGAAGGGCAGGAGATGCTGGCCCATCCAGTGCAATTGCTGCCGCATGTGGCTGAGGTTCTGGACACGCTTGCGGCGCAGAGGCCGCTGATCCTCATCACCAAGGGAGAGCTTCTGGATCAAGAGCGCAAGCTGGCCGCCTCGGGCCTTGGGGATCATTTCCGCGCCGTGCATATCGTGAGTGACAAGACCGAGGCCGTTTATGCTCGCATCCTGTCCGGCGAGGGTGTCGCGCCGGAGGAGGCGTTGATGGTGGGCAATTCGCTGCGCTCTGATATATTGCCGATGCTGGGTGTGGGCAGCTGGGCGGTGCATGTGCCCGCCGCCTTGACGTGGGAGTATGAGCAGGCCGAGGCCCCCGATCATCCGCGCTTCATTCAGATCGCGGATTTTGGGGCCTTGCCTGCACAGTTGGGGTTTTAG
- the hemF gene encoding oxygen-dependent coproporphyrinogen oxidase — MTADFDTEKRRAAAWFRDLRDQIVSAFEGLEDSHADGPMSDAPPARFEVSETTRSAEDGSDAGGGLMSVMREGRVFEKVGVNVSEVYGTLGASAQKAMAARGVPGMEDDPSFWASGISLVAHMQNPHCPAVHMNTRMFWTPHAWWFGGGSDLNPCLEYAEDTAHFHAAQKAHLDPHGEALYPELKAWADEYFFIPHRGRARGVGGIFMDDRNTGDWEADFALTQDIGRAFLPAFTPLIEKRRVQDWTDADKDAQLIHRGLYAEYNLVYDRGTKFGLATGHDANAVLMSLPPFAKWV; from the coding sequence ATGACCGCTGATTTTGACACTGAAAAGCGCCGCGCGGCGGCATGGTTCCGCGATCTGCGTGACCAGATTGTGTCCGCCTTCGAGGGGTTGGAAGACAGCCACGCAGACGGGCCCATGTCCGATGCCCCCCCTGCGCGCTTTGAGGTCAGCGAGACAACCCGCAGCGCCGAGGATGGCAGCGATGCGGGCGGCGGCCTGATGAGCGTGATGCGCGAAGGCCGGGTGTTCGAGAAAGTCGGCGTGAACGTGTCCGAGGTTTACGGCACGCTGGGTGCCTCGGCGCAAAAGGCGATGGCCGCGCGGGGTGTGCCCGGTATGGAGGACGATCCAAGCTTCTGGGCCAGCGGCATCTCCCTCGTGGCGCATATGCAGAACCCGCATTGCCCCGCCGTGCATATGAACACGCGGATGTTCTGGACCCCGCATGCGTGGTGGTTCGGCGGCGGATCGGACCTGAACCCCTGTCTTGAATATGCCGAGGACACCGCGCATTTTCATGCAGCTCAGAAAGCCCATCTCGACCCGCATGGTGAGGCGCTTTACCCCGAGTTGAAGGCTTGGGCGGATGAGTATTTCTTCATCCCGCACCGGGGCCGGGCGCGCGGCGTGGGTGGCATTTTCATGGATGATCGCAACACCGGCGATTGGGAGGCGGATTTTGCGCTGACCCAAGATATTGGCCGCGCGTTTCTGCCCGCCTTCACGCCCTTGATCGAGAAGCGGCGCGTGCAGGATTGGACCGATGCCGACAAGGATGCGCAGTTGATCCATCGTGGCCTCTATGCGGAATACAACCTTGTCTATGATCGCGGCACGAAGTTTGGCCTCGCCACCGGGCATGACGCCAATGCGGTGCTGATGTCGCTGCCGCCTTTTGCGAAATGGGTCTAG
- the leuD gene encoding 3-isopropylmalate dehydratase small subunit yields the protein MDKFDKLSGIAAPMPMINIDTDMIIPKQFLKTIKRSGLGVNLFDEMRYADDGKEIPEFVLNQPAYRDAEILVAGDNFGCGSSREHAPWAIKDFGIRCVIAPSFADIFYNNCFKNGILPIALPQEQVDLLMAEAQKGSNARIEVDLAAQTVTTSDGATISFEVDAFKKHCLLEGLDDIGLTMEKAAAIDTFEASASTARPWV from the coding sequence ATGGACAAATTCGACAAACTCAGCGGGATTGCGGCACCGATGCCGATGATCAACATCGACACGGACATGATCATCCCCAAGCAGTTCCTCAAGACGATCAAGCGCTCGGGGCTGGGTGTGAACCTCTTCGATGAGATGCGCTACGCCGATGACGGTAAGGAAATCCCGGAATTCGTGCTGAACCAGCCAGCCTACCGCGATGCGGAGATCCTTGTTGCGGGCGATAATTTTGGCTGTGGCTCATCGCGTGAGCACGCGCCTTGGGCGATCAAGGATTTCGGCATCCGCTGCGTCATTGCGCCCAGCTTTGCGGATATTTTCTACAACAACTGCTTCAAGAACGGCATTCTGCCAATCGCCCTGCCGCAAGAGCAGGTTGATCTCCTGATGGCCGAGGCGCAGAAGGGATCGAACGCGCGGATTGAGGTCGATCTAGCAGCGCAGACTGTGACCACATCGGACGGCGCCACGATCAGCTTTGAGGTCGATGCGTTCAAAAAGCATTGCCTTCTGGAAGGGCTCGACGATATCGGCCTGACCATGGAGAAGGCCGCCGCGATCGACACGTTTGAAGCCTCAGCAAGCACAGCGCGCCCTTGGGTGTGA
- the clpS gene encoding ATP-dependent Clp protease adapter ClpS, producing the protein MPLIFAGPDNDDDSDASVVVATRPKTKRPPLYKVMLLNDDYTPMEFVVAVLERFFGLNHAQAFEIMLTVHKKGLAVVGVFSHEIAETKVAQVMDFARQHQHPLQCTMEKE; encoded by the coding sequence ATGCCCCTTATTTTTGCCGGTCCAGATAATGACGATGACAGCGATGCATCCGTCGTGGTCGCCACGCGGCCAAAGACAAAGCGCCCGCCGCTTTACAAGGTGATGTTGCTCAATGACGATTACACCCCGATGGAATTCGTGGTGGCCGTGCTTGAGCGGTTCTTCGGGCTGAATCATGCGCAGGCGTTTGAGATCATGCTGACTGTGCACAAGAAAGGTCTGGCCGTTGTCGGCGTCTTCAGCCATGAGATTGCGGAGACCAAAGTGGCGCAGGTGATGGATTTCGCCCGCCAGCATCAGCACCCGCTGCAATGCACAATGGAAAAGGAATAG
- a CDS encoding class I SAM-dependent methyltransferase: MTALRLPLALESGLALPEGGRIAVFAPRVGDDLSALGDAPVHVITTAKPDHDYFAGLGYACNTVPEGRYGASVVCIPRAKELARALIAEAASVTDGPVIIDGLKTDGIESVLKSCRKAADGVAGPINKAHGKLFWMDPAPDLSTWMSAGQSEIEGGFVTAPGVFSADAVDGASEALMAELPETIGGHVIDLGAGWGYLSAMALSREKISQIDLVEADHTALDCARHNVADARARFHWDDALRWRPEALADIVLMNPPFHSGRTADPKLGQAFIRAAAGMLKPAGHLWMVANRHLPYESVLSEAFGELREVAGDNRFKVLHARRPSRARR; encoded by the coding sequence TTGACCGCGCTTCGTTTGCCTCTGGCGCTGGAAAGTGGCCTTGCGTTGCCCGAGGGTGGGCGTATCGCGGTGTTCGCACCCCGCGTCGGGGATGATCTGAGCGCGCTCGGGGATGCGCCGGTGCATGTGATCACCACGGCCAAACCGGATCATGATTACTTCGCGGGGCTGGGCTACGCCTGCAACACCGTGCCCGAGGGGCGTTATGGCGCGTCCGTGGTCTGCATCCCCCGCGCCAAGGAACTGGCCCGCGCCCTGATCGCGGAGGCCGCATCGGTGACGGATGGTCCGGTGATCATCGACGGGCTCAAGACCGACGGGATCGAATCGGTGCTCAAATCCTGCCGCAAGGCCGCCGATGGCGTGGCGGGGCCGATCAACAAGGCCCATGGCAAGCTCTTCTGGATGGACCCCGCGCCGGACCTCTCCACATGGATGTCGGCGGGCCAAAGCGAGATCGAGGGCGGGTTCGTCACCGCGCCCGGCGTTTTCTCGGCCGACGCCGTGGATGGCGCATCAGAGGCGCTGATGGCGGAGCTGCCAGAGACAATCGGCGGGCATGTGATCGACCTGGGCGCGGGCTGGGGCTATCTGAGTGCCATGGCGCTGAGCCGCGAGAAGATCAGCCAGATCGACCTTGTGGAGGCCGACCATACCGCGTTGGACTGCGCGCGCCACAACGTGGCGGATGCGCGGGCGCGGTTCCACTGGGACGACGCGCTGCGCTGGCGGCCCGAGGCACTGGCCGATATCGTGTTGATGAACCCGCCTTTCCACAGCGGACGCACCGCCGATCCCAAGCTGGGGCAGGCTTTTATTCGCGCAGCCGCCGGGATGTTGAAGCCCGCAGGGCACCTCTGGATGGTTGCCAACCGCCACCTGCCATACGAGAGCGTGCTCAGCGAAGCCTTTGGCGAGCTGCGCGAGGTTGCAGGCGACAATCGGTTCAAAGTGCTCCATGCGCGCCGTCCGTCTCGCGCCCGGCGCTGA
- the leuC gene encoding 3-isopropylmalate dehydratase large subunit translates to MSPKTLYDKIWDAHLVHEADDGTCLLYIDRHLVHEVTSPQAFEGLRMTGRTVRAPDKTIAVPDHNVPTTLDRANAETMTEDSRIQVEALDTNAKEFGLHYYPVSDMRQGIVHIVGPEQGWTLPGMTVVCGDSHTATHGAFGALAHGIGTSEVEHVLATQTLIQRKGKNMKVEITGKLAPGVTAKDITLSVIGVTGTAGGTGYVIEYCGEAIRDLSMEGRMTVCNMAIEGGARAGLIAPDEKTFEYCNGRPNAPKGADWDAALAWWKTLYSDDDAHWDKVVTLRGEDIAPVVTWGTSPEDVLPVTASVPSASDFSGGKVEAAQRSLDYMGLTAGTPLRDVEIDTVFIGSCTNGRIEDLRAAAAILKGKKIAVKRAMIVPGSGLVRAQAEEEGLADIFKEAGFEWRLAGCSMCLAMNPDQLSPGERCAATSNRNFEGRQGRGGRTHLMSPAMAAAAAVTGKLTDVREMM, encoded by the coding sequence ATGTCCCCCAAAACGCTCTATGATAAAATCTGGGATGCGCATCTGGTGCACGAAGCCGATGACGGCACCTGCCTTTTGTATATTGATCGCCATCTTGTCCATGAGGTGACAAGCCCGCAAGCCTTTGAGGGGCTTCGTATGACGGGCCGCACCGTGCGCGCGCCCGACAAGACCATCGCTGTGCCGGATCACAACGTGCCGACCACGCTGGACCGGGCCAACGCCGAGACCATGACCGAGGATAGCCGTATTCAAGTCGAGGCGCTTGATACCAACGCCAAGGAGTTCGGGCTGCATTATTACCCGGTCTCGGATATGCGTCAGGGGATCGTGCATATCGTCGGCCCCGAGCAGGGCTGGACCCTGCCCGGCATGACCGTTGTCTGCGGTGACAGCCACACGGCCACCCATGGCGCGTTTGGCGCTTTGGCCCACGGGATCGGCACGTCCGAGGTGGAGCATGTTCTGGCGACCCAGACGCTGATCCAGCGCAAGGGCAAGAACATGAAGGTCGAGATCACTGGCAAGCTCGCGCCGGGTGTCACGGCCAAGGACATAACGCTGTCGGTGATTGGTGTTACCGGCACTGCGGGGGGCACCGGCTATGTCATCGAATATTGCGGCGAGGCGATCCGCGATCTGAGCATGGAAGGTCGGATGACGGTCTGCAACATGGCGATCGAGGGTGGCGCGCGCGCGGGCCTGATTGCGCCTGACGAGAAAACCTTTGAGTATTGCAATGGTCGCCCCAATGCACCGAAAGGGGCGGATTGGGATGCGGCGCTGGCGTGGTGGAAGACGCTTTACAGCGATGATGACGCGCATTGGGACAAGGTCGTGACCCTGAGGGGGGAGGATATTGCCCCCGTCGTGACTTGGGGTACCAGCCCCGAGGATGTGCTGCCAGTCACCGCGTCGGTGCCTTCCGCGTCGGACTTTTCTGGTGGCAAGGTCGAAGCAGCGCAGCGTTCGCTTGATTATATGGGCCTGACTGCTGGCACGCCTTTGCGAGATGTGGAGATTGATACGGTCTTCATCGGCTCCTGTACCAATGGCCGGATCGAGGATCTGCGCGCGGCGGCCGCGATCCTCAAGGGCAAGAAAATCGCGGTCAAGCGTGCGATGATCGTGCCCGGCTCGGGCCTTGTGCGCGCACAGGCCGAAGAAGAGGGGCTGGCTGATATCTTCAAGGAGGCCGGTTTCGAATGGCGCCTTGCCGGCTGCTCCATGTGCCTTGCGATGAACCCAGATCAACTCAGCCCCGGTGAGCGATGCGCGGCCACGTCCAACCGCAATTTCGAGGGCCGTCAGGGCCGCGGCGGGCGCACCCATCTGATGAGCCCCGCCATGGCGGCGGCGGCGGCTGTGACCGGAAAACTCACTGACGTGCGGGAGATGATGTGA
- a CDS encoding ABC transporter permease, translating to MSDTASKAPVMAADGRPLKRSLTRALRVQKMRALALIAPLLLFVMLSFIMPIGDMLFRSVENQIVEDTLPNTTRELANWDGASDELPPEPVYQALYHDMFLATELKRHTRLGSRLNYESTGMSSLFRQTGRKLDDAGKDFRTLFLAVDEAWGDGATWQSVMRGAEGATPDTALVKAQKKRIYYLDDQAARGQLEFAPSQDISALLPLTAREYTAFAVVTSLIEKDDLAATKPFESLFVALANDLSIADLSGYDGPGADNLRALQASGLPAPNYTEIFGEMDEDWVNLDTWRTIQVHSDPYTSGYFLNAVDMQKTPTGVEMQPEDRQVLITLFVRTLIMSLTIMCACIVLGYPIAWLLANLPMRQANVLMILVLLPFWTSLLVRTSAWKVMLQQQGVINDTLVWIGLVADDNRLALINNETGTIIAMTHILLPFMILPMYSVMQTINPTYLRAAKSLGASNWTAFWRVYFPQSIPGIGAGSILVFILSIGYYITPEIVGGTKGIFISNRIAFHISSSLNWGLAAALGTILLVAVLVLYWAYDKIVGIDNVKLG from the coding sequence ATGAGCGACACAGCATCAAAAGCCCCCGTGATGGCCGCCGACGGCCGCCCGCTCAAGCGCAGCCTCACCCGCGCTCTGAGGGTTCAGAAAATGCGGGCGCTGGCCCTCATCGCGCCGCTTTTGCTTTTCGTGATGCTCAGCTTCATCATGCCAATTGGCGACATGCTTTTTCGCTCTGTCGAGAACCAGATTGTTGAGGATACCCTGCCCAACACTACGCGGGAACTGGCCAATTGGGACGGGGCGTCCGACGAACTGCCGCCCGAGCCGGTTTACCAGGCGCTTTACCACGACATGTTTCTGGCCACCGAACTGAAGCGCCACACGCGGCTCGGCTCGCGCCTGAACTATGAAAGTACAGGCATGTCTTCGCTGTTTCGGCAGACGGGCCGCAAGCTTGACGATGCGGGCAAGGACTTCCGCACGCTCTTCCTCGCCGTGGATGAGGCTTGGGGCGACGGTGCAACATGGCAAAGCGTGATGCGTGGAGCCGAGGGTGCGACACCTGATACGGCTCTCGTCAAGGCGCAGAAAAAGCGGATTTACTACTTGGATGATCAGGCCGCGCGCGGCCAACTTGAATTCGCGCCATCGCAAGACATATCGGCGCTTTTGCCACTCACGGCGCGCGAATACACAGCCTTTGCGGTTGTGACATCCTTGATCGAGAAGGATGATCTTGCCGCGACAAAGCCGTTCGAATCGCTCTTCGTGGCCCTCGCCAATGATCTGAGCATCGCCGACCTCAGCGGATATGATGGCCCCGGCGCGGACAATCTGCGCGCGCTTCAGGCCAGCGGACTTCCTGCCCCGAACTACACCGAGATTTTCGGAGAGATGGACGAAGACTGGGTCAATCTCGACACGTGGCGCACCATTCAGGTCCATTCCGATCCTTATACAAGCGGGTATTTCCTCAATGCCGTGGACATGCAGAAAACGCCCACCGGGGTCGAAATGCAGCCCGAGGATCGGCAGGTTCTGATCACGCTTTTCGTGCGGACGCTGATCATGTCGTTGACGATCATGTGTGCGTGTATTGTGTTGGGCTATCCCATTGCATGGCTGCTGGCCAACCTGCCGATGCGGCAGGCGAATGTGCTGATGATCCTTGTGTTGTTGCCCTTCTGGACGTCGCTTTTGGTGCGCACCTCCGCGTGGAAGGTGATGTTGCAACAACAAGGGGTGATCAACGATACGCTGGTGTGGATTGGCCTTGTGGCTGATGATAACCGGCTGGCGCTCATCAACAACGAGACCGGCACGATTATCGCGATGACGCATATCCTGCTGCCGTTCATGATCCTGCCGATGTATTCGGTGATGCAGACAATCAACCCGACGTATCTGCGTGCCGCCAAATCGCTGGGTGCGAGCAACTGGACCGCGTTCTGGCGGGTCTATTTCCCGCAATCCATTCCGGGCATCGGGGCGGGGTCGATCCTCGTCTTCATCCTGTCCATCGGCTATTATATCACGCCTGAGATCGTCGGCGGCACCAAGGGTATTTTCATCTCCAACCGGATCGCCTTCCACATCTCGTCCTCGCTCAACTGGGGCCTTGCGGCGGCATTGGGCACGATCCTTCTGGTGGCGGTTCTGGTTCTTTACTGGGCCTATGACAAGATTGTCGGCATCGACAACGTGAAATTGGGGTAA
- a CDS encoding response regulator, translating into MSAPAPHLLIVDDDERIRGLLRKFLARQGFLVSVARDAAHTRRVLGGLEFDLIVLDVMMPGEDGVALTRELRETLTTPILLLTAKGETDDRIAGLEAGADDYLSKPFEPKELLLRINAILRRMPEPQPENTTPKVLQLGPMRYDMERAELMRGEDVVRLTATETQLMRIFSGHLRQPVSRAKLVEDLGRDRGQAQERAVDVQITRLRRKIEADPKQPRYLQTVRGEGYMLAPD; encoded by the coding sequence ATGAGTGCTCCTGCCCCCCATTTGCTGATTGTTGACGACGATGAGCGTATCCGCGGCCTCCTGCGCAAGTTTCTGGCGCGGCAGGGGTTTCTTGTGTCGGTCGCACGCGATGCGGCCCATACGCGGCGTGTGCTGGGGGGCTTGGAGTTTGACCTCATCGTGCTGGACGTGATGATGCCGGGTGAGGATGGCGTGGCCCTGACACGGGAGCTGCGCGAAACACTAACGACGCCTATTCTGCTGCTCACTGCCAAAGGCGAAACCGATGATCGGATTGCGGGGCTTGAGGCGGGGGCGGATGATTACCTCTCCAAGCCGTTTGAGCCGAAAGAGCTTTTACTCCGGATCAACGCAATTCTGCGCCGTATGCCCGAGCCACAGCCAGAAAACACCACGCCAAAAGTGCTGCAACTTGGCCCCATGCGATATGATATGGAGCGCGCCGAGCTGATGCGCGGCGAGGATGTCGTGCGCCTCACGGCGACCGAAACCCAACTGATGCGCATCTTCTCGGGCCATCTGCGCCAGCCGGTGAGCCGTGCCAAACTGGTCGAGGATCTGGGACGGGACCGGGGGCAAGCGCAAGAGCGAGCCGTGGATGTGCAGATCACCCGCCTGCGCCGCAAGATTGAGGCTGATCCCAAACAGCCCCGCTACCTGCAAACGGTGCGCGGCGAAGGCTATATGCTCGCCCCCGACTAA
- a CDS encoding branched-chain amino acid aminotransferase: MAGYDDRDGMIWMDGKLVDWRSANVHVLTHAMHYASSVFEGERAYNGKIFKSRQHSERLHFSAGELDFQVPWTVDEIEAAKAEVLSVNGHSDAYVRAVAWRGAGEDMGVASARNPVHLAIAAWEWGAYYGDAKLKGAKLDISKWKRPSPETIPVHAKAAGLYMICTTSKHAAEAKGCSDALFMDYRGYVAEATGANIFFVKDGEVHTPLADCFLNGLTRQTVIGMLKEQGVIVHERIIMPDEMEGFEQCWLTGTAAEVTPVGQIGEFRFEVGAMTRDISAAYEQLVRI, translated from the coding sequence ATGGCTGGCTATGATGACCGCGACGGCATGATCTGGATGGATGGCAAACTGGTGGATTGGCGCTCGGCCAATGTCCACGTCCTGACCCACGCGATGCATTATGCAAGCTCCGTCTTTGAAGGCGAGCGCGCCTATAACGGCAAAATATTCAAGAGCCGCCAGCATTCTGAGCGACTGCATTTCTCCGCAGGAGAGCTGGATTTTCAAGTGCCCTGGACCGTGGATGAAATCGAGGCGGCCAAGGCTGAAGTCTTGAGCGTGAATGGCCATTCAGACGCCTATGTGCGCGCCGTGGCATGGCGTGGTGCGGGCGAAGATATGGGTGTCGCATCGGCACGCAACCCAGTGCATCTGGCCATCGCAGCGTGGGAATGGGGCGCCTATTATGGTGATGCAAAACTGAAGGGCGCAAAGCTCGACATTTCCAAATGGAAACGGCCCAGCCCCGAGACGATCCCCGTCCATGCCAAGGCGGCGGGGCTCTATATGATCTGCACCACGTCCAAACACGCCGCAGAGGCCAAGGGCTGCTCAGATGCGCTCTTCATGGATTATCGCGGCTATGTGGCCGAGGCGACGGGGGCGAATATCTTCTTCGTGAAGGATGGCGAAGTGCATACGCCACTGGCCGATTGCTTTCTCAACGGCCTCACGCGGCAGACAGTGATCGGGATGCTTAAAGAGCAGGGCGTGATTGTGCATGAGCGGATCATCATGCCCGATGAGATGGAAGGCTTTGAGCAATGCTGGCTCACCGGCACCGCAGCCGAGGTGACACCCGTGGGGCAGATCGGCGAGTTTCGGTTCGAGGTGGGTGCGATGACGCGCGATATCTCGGCAGCGTATGAGCAGCTGGTGCGGATTTAG
- a CDS encoding endonuclease/exonuclease/phosphatase family protein, translating to MLRDILRGQDAQVDAVVRMIAEVAPDIILLQNVDYDLGLAALTALRDQISEAGPLYTEVFALRPNTGMTTRLDMDGDGRLGEPEDAQGYGEFSGQGGMALLSRYPVEGEGVRDFSQILWREVPNALLPTVNGLPFPSEAAQAALRLSTTAHWVVPIRHPSGPLTLMAFHAGAPVFDGVEDRNGRRNHDQIVFWQHYMDGAFGPAPAPDSRFVLLGHSNQDSVKGEGIKSAITGLLADPRLQDPRPARPNGGLETVDWSGIELGELRVSYVLPSRDWQVVGAGVHWPVGSDVAGRHRIVWVDLALGG from the coding sequence TTGCTGCGCGATATCTTGCGCGGGCAGGACGCTCAGGTGGACGCCGTTGTGCGGATGATTGCAGAGGTAGCCCCCGATATCATCTTGTTGCAAAACGTCGATTATGATCTCGGACTGGCTGCGCTGACGGCGCTGCGCGACCAGATTTCCGAGGCTGGCCCGCTCTACACGGAAGTCTTCGCGCTGCGCCCAAACACCGGCATGACGACGAGGCTCGATATGGACGGCGATGGGCGGCTGGGTGAGCCAGAAGATGCGCAAGGCTATGGCGAGTTTTCGGGGCAGGGGGGTATGGCGCTGCTGTCACGCTATCCGGTGGAGGGTGAGGGCGTGCGTGATTTTTCGCAGATTTTGTGGCGCGAGGTGCCGAATGCGCTCTTGCCCACCGTCAACGGCCTACCCTTCCCGTCTGAAGCTGCACAAGCCGCCTTGCGCTTGTCCACAACCGCGCATTGGGTCGTGCCAATCCGGCATCCGTCTGGCCCGCTCACCCTCATGGCCTTCCACGCAGGTGCCCCGGTTTTTGATGGGGTCGAGGATCGCAACGGGCGGCGCAACCATGATCAGATCGTGTTCTGGCAGCATTATATGGACGGTGCGTTCGGCCCCGCCCCCGCCCCCGACTCGCGCTTTGTCCTGCTGGGCCATAGCAATCAGGACTCCGTGAAGGGTGAAGGGATCAAATCCGCCATTACAGGTCTGCTGGCCGATCCGCGCCTGCAAGACCCACGGCCTGCGCGGCCAAACGGGGGCCTTGAGACCGTGGATTGGAGTGGGATTGAGCTGGGCGAGCTACGGGTCAGCTATGTCCTGCCCTCGCGCGATTGGCAGGTGGTGGGTGCCGGCGTCCACTGGCCCGTAGGGTCTGATGTGGCGGGCCGGCACCGCATTGTTTGGGTCGATCTGGCGTTAGGCGGCTAG